A single region of the Changchengzhania lutea genome encodes:
- a CDS encoding ABC transporter ATP-binding protein, whose protein sequence is MIEVKNLHKSFGKIEVLKGISTTFEKGKTNLIIGQSGSGKTVFLKCLLGLFNYEKGSISYDGKIFSKLSEDEKRNIRAEIGMVFQGSALFDSMTIEENVMFPLRMFTKQSKSEMKDRVNFVLKRVNLDDAHKKMPSEASGGMQKRVAIARAIVNKPKYLFCDEPNSGLDPKTAIVIDNLIKEITEEYQITTVINSHDMNSVMEIGEKIVFLRNGLKAWEGSKDTIFKTDNEVVTDFVYSSNLFKKVRQMYIEERQ, encoded by the coding sequence ATGATAGAAGTAAAAAATTTACATAAGTCGTTTGGAAAGATTGAGGTTTTAAAAGGGATAAGCACAACTTTTGAAAAAGGAAAAACCAACCTCATCATTGGACAAAGTGGCTCTGGAAAAACTGTTTTTCTAAAGTGCTTATTAGGCTTGTTTAATTATGAAAAAGGCTCCATTTCTTATGATGGAAAAATATTTTCAAAATTATCTGAAGATGAAAAACGAAATATTCGTGCAGAAATTGGCATGGTGTTTCAAGGTAGTGCCTTGTTTGACTCGATGACTATTGAGGAAAATGTTATGTTTCCATTGCGGATGTTTACCAAACAAAGCAAGAGTGAAATGAAAGATCGCGTTAATTTTGTTTTAAAACGCGTCAATTTAGATGATGCTCATAAAAAAATGCCCAGTGAAGCTTCAGGCGGGATGCAGAAGCGTGTCGCGATTGCGCGCGCCATTGTTAATAAACCAAAGTATTTGTTTTGCGATGAACCTAATTCTGGTTTAGATCCTAAAACAGCTATCGTTATTGATAATCTGATAAAAGAGATTACTGAGGAATATCAAATTACCACAGTAATCAATTCACATGACATGAATTCTGTTATGGAAATCGGTGAGAAGATTGTCTTTCTTAGAAATGGCTTAAAAGCATGGGAAGGCAGTAAGGACACTATTTTCAAAACAGACAATGAAGTAGTTACCGATTTTGTGTATTCTTCTAACTTATTTAAAAAAGTAAGACAAATGTATATTGAAGAGCGCCAATAG
- a CDS encoding DUF389 domain-containing protein, with amino-acid sequence MEENKFNFSEDDIKKEALEKDEIVEQSKEAVKKDARGLFKSISRFLSELLDFREDTDRDETVEAIKKDIPFKGATAWILICSIFVASIGLNANSTAVVIGAMLISPLMGPILGVGLSIAINDIDTLKKSLINLAIMIVLSLLTAFLFFYLFPLSEDTSELLGRVRPDIRDVLIAFFGGLALIIARTKRGTIASVIFGVAIATALMPPLCTAGYGLAKGNWMYFGGAMYLFTINTIFIALATFLVLKLLRFPMLKYANSKKRLMISRLATLLAIVVMVPAVWTFLNVLKESNFNRDARSFVENELAALPHADYLRNNASYKYSGDENSLIEINTFGLDEIPESTIAVLNGRMKGYRALANSTLVVNQNRSKNLDNFRYMEELRTRDSLDLLTQTQQIAFLENKIRQLSKLERNYIAFDELTKEVAVNYETIEQFSYANVINSNFSKMDTLPVFSVKWKDVTKEDLRKKDQAKLEKWLKIKLKLDTLVVDRLN; translated from the coding sequence ATGGAAGAAAATAAATTCAACTTTTCTGAAGATGACATCAAAAAGGAAGCACTCGAGAAAGACGAAATTGTAGAACAAAGCAAGGAAGCGGTTAAAAAAGATGCACGTGGTCTTTTTAAAAGTATAAGCAGGTTTCTAAGTGAGCTTTTGGATTTTAGAGAAGATACAGATAGAGATGAAACTGTAGAAGCCATTAAAAAGGATATTCCATTTAAGGGCGCTACCGCATGGATTTTAATCTGTTCCATTTTTGTAGCATCCATTGGTTTAAACGCAAATTCTACAGCTGTAGTAATTGGTGCCATGCTAATTTCTCCCTTGATGGGTCCCATTTTAGGTGTTGGTCTTTCCATTGCTATTAATGATATTGATACCCTGAAAAAGTCTTTGATAAACCTAGCAATTATGATTGTGTTGAGTTTGTTAACCGCATTCCTTTTCTTCTATTTATTTCCTTTAAGTGAGGATACATCAGAGCTTTTAGGTCGTGTACGCCCAGATATAAGGGATGTATTAATTGCATTTTTTGGTGGATTAGCATTAATAATTGCACGCACAAAACGCGGAACAATTGCTTCAGTCATTTTTGGTGTAGCTATTGCTACTGCGTTAATGCCACCATTATGCACTGCGGGTTATGGTTTGGCAAAAGGGAATTGGATGTATTTCGGTGGAGCCATGTACCTATTTACTATCAATACGATTTTTATAGCGCTCGCTACCTTTTTGGTTTTAAAGCTCTTGAGATTTCCCATGCTAAAATATGCGAATTCTAAAAAACGGTTAATGATTTCAAGGTTAGCGACCTTGTTGGCTATAGTGGTTATGGTTCCTGCCGTTTGGACCTTCCTTAACGTTTTAAAAGAGAGTAATTTTAATCGGGATGCGAGATCATTCGTTGAAAATGAATTGGCAGCTTTACCGCATGCAGATTATTTAAGAAATAATGCATCATACAAGTATTCAGGAGATGAAAATTCATTAATTGAAATAAATACCTTCGGATTGGATGAAATACCAGAATCGACTATTGCAGTGTTGAATGGGAGAATGAAGGGTTACAGAGCATTGGCAAATAGTACATTAGTGGTCAATCAAAATAGATCTAAAAATTTAGATAATTTTAGATACATGGAAGAATTGAGAACGCGTGATTCTTTAGACTTGTTAACCCAAACACAACAAATTGCATTCTTAGAAAATAAAATAAGACAACTTTCTAAATTGGAACGGAATTATATTGCATTTGACGAATTGACTAAGGAAGTTGCCGTGAATTACGAAACGATTGAGCAGTTTTCTTATGCGAATGTTATTAATTCAAACTTTTCTAAAATGGATACTCTACCGGTTTTTTCAGTTAAATGGAAAGATGTTACAAAAGAGGATTTAAGAAAAAAAGACCAAGCTAAACTTGAAAAATGGCTTAAAATTAAACTGAAATTAGATACGCTTGTTGTTGATAGACTAAATTAG